A genomic segment from Acidimicrobiia bacterium encodes:
- a CDS encoding XRE family transcriptional regulator, with protein MKTYTFRLVVADRIDDDGANRLFEAGVEDGVPESGPQGHSIGFDRESSSLQEAILSAIAEVESAGFDVLRVEPDEVVSAADIAERTGRSRQSVSSLINGTRGPGGWPRPVAGNVRSPLWRWSDVGSWFETFDGSEKVDKTEAAVVTAVNEVLAARRALRPLGAQARKRLLRQLAS; from the coding sequence ATGAAGACTTACACGTTCCGACTGGTGGTCGCTGATCGCATCGACGATGACGGAGCGAACCGCTTGTTCGAGGCGGGGGTTGAGGATGGCGTTCCGGAATCGGGTCCCCAGGGCCATTCGATCGGTTTTGACCGGGAGTCGTCCTCGTTACAGGAGGCGATCCTGTCGGCGATCGCGGAGGTGGAGTCGGCGGGATTCGACGTTTTGCGAGTCGAACCCGACGAAGTCGTTTCAGCGGCTGACATCGCCGAGCGCACCGGCAGAAGCCGTCAGTCGGTCTCGTCGTTGATCAATGGAACTCGAGGCCCCGGCGGCTGGCCGCGACCGGTCGCGGGCAACGTGCGCAGTCCGTTGTGGCGCTGGAGCGATGTCGGCAGCTGGTTCGAGACATTCGATGGGTCTGAGAAGGTCGACAAGACCGAAGCAGCCGTCGTAACCGCGGTCAATGAAGTACTCGCGGCGCGGCGCGCGTTGCGACCGCTCGGCGCGCAGGCGCGCAAGCGACTGCTGCGTCAGCTCGCGAGCTGA
- a CDS encoding class I SAM-dependent methyltransferase, which yields MQEERLDTAHQAWDRRWADPTTRASWNQPEPAVTELVPALVARGVRRVVDVGTGIGRHALVFARASFEVVAIDASPTGLAELRREADAQGLRIDTRLAPFTSLPIDDDSIDHVLAWNVLYHGDADVVRTAFSECRRVLHPGGTTQLTMLSKRHRAFGAGREVRPDTFVDDQSAGDKSHPHFYVDATTLTAMLTDAHLEALSVVDIDQQPPGSFHWTVLAEAAVRER from the coding sequence GTGCAGGAAGAGCGGCTCGATACCGCCCACCAGGCGTGGGACCGCCGGTGGGCTGACCCCACGACCCGCGCATCGTGGAATCAGCCGGAGCCGGCCGTCACCGAGCTCGTGCCCGCGCTGGTCGCGCGCGGGGTACGGCGCGTGGTCGACGTCGGAACCGGGATCGGCCGTCATGCACTCGTGTTTGCTCGCGCCAGCTTCGAGGTCGTCGCCATCGACGCCAGCCCGACTGGACTCGCCGAGCTACGTCGCGAAGCCGACGCCCAGGGCCTTCGGATCGACACGCGGCTCGCGCCGTTCACGAGCCTCCCGATCGATGACGACAGCATCGACCACGTGCTCGCTTGGAACGTCTTGTATCACGGCGACGCAGACGTCGTGCGCACCGCGTTCAGCGAGTGCCGTCGAGTGCTGCATCCCGGCGGGACCACACAGCTGACCATGTTGTCGAAGCGTCACCGCGCCTTCGGCGCCGGCCGCGAGGTACGCCCGGACACGTTCGTCGACGATCAGAGCGCGGGCGACAAGAGCCATCCGCACTTCTATGTCGACGCCACGACCCTGACCGCGATGCTGACCGATGCCCACCTCGAGGCGCTCTCGGTCGTGGACATCGACCAGCAACCACCCGGCAGCTTCCACTGGACCGTCCTTGCTGAGGCCGCCGTCCGCGAGCGTTAG
- a CDS encoding GNAT family N-acetyltransferase, producing the protein MRSRHASIPAIPPPVHPDDEVREWFASIVLPNREVWVIDTDDGLVAMMVLLDECVDQLYVDPEWTGQGLGSALVDVAKEQRPDGLDLWAFQSNIGALRFYERHGFVAI; encoded by the coding sequence TTGCGGTCACGCCACGCGTCGATCCCCGCCATCCCGCCGCCGGTCCATCCCGACGACGAAGTCCGCGAGTGGTTCGCGTCCATCGTGCTTCCGAACCGAGAGGTGTGGGTGATCGACACGGACGACGGGCTCGTCGCGATGATGGTGCTGCTCGACGAGTGCGTCGACCAGCTGTACGTGGATCCCGAATGGACCGGCCAGGGTCTCGGGTCGGCGCTCGTTGACGTCGCGAAGGAACAGCGGCCCGACGGCCTCGACCTGTGGGCGTTCCAGAGCAACATCGGAGCACTTCGCTTCTACGAGCGCCACGGCTTCGTCGCGATCTAG
- a CDS encoding amidohydrolase family protein yields MSLLPDPEAKRRAFTIISVDDHLIEPADLFDGRMPADLVDRAPRVVELEGAKQAWVFEDALYPNIGLNAVIGRPKHEWSMDPVRFDEMRKGCWDIHARIADMDTAGIWASLCFPSLLAGFAGTMFARANDQEVGLACVRAWNDWHHDVWAGTYRDRIIPLQITWLNDPAVAAQEVLRNAARGFKALSFPENPHHIGLPSMHTEHWDPLLAACEETDTVICLHTGSAAWSAGGSPGAPLELSTTLFPVNGIVATADWLWARVPLRFPRLNIALSEGGIGWVPMLLDRLDYVMSHSAVGGAGVWDGDLTPSEAVQRNFWFCTIDDPSTLGARERIGVDHIMVETDYPHADSSWPDTQELLEQRFAGLPDDHIDKMTHENAARLFRHPLPADGWTTAAAE; encoded by the coding sequence ATGTCGCTGCTCCCCGACCCGGAAGCGAAGCGCAGGGCGTTCACCATCATCTCGGTCGACGATCACCTGATCGAGCCCGCCGACCTGTTCGACGGCCGGATGCCCGCGGATCTCGTCGACCGCGCGCCGCGTGTGGTCGAGCTCGAAGGCGCAAAGCAGGCGTGGGTGTTCGAGGATGCGCTCTATCCGAACATCGGGCTCAACGCGGTGATCGGACGCCCGAAGCACGAGTGGAGCATGGATCCCGTACGTTTCGACGAGATGCGCAAGGGATGTTGGGACATCCACGCGCGTATCGCCGACATGGACACCGCGGGCATCTGGGCGTCGCTGTGCTTCCCGTCGCTGCTTGCCGGATTCGCCGGCACGATGTTCGCGCGCGCCAACGACCAGGAGGTCGGGCTGGCGTGCGTGCGGGCGTGGAACGACTGGCACCACGACGTGTGGGCGGGTACGTATCGCGATCGGATCATCCCGTTGCAGATCACGTGGTTGAACGATCCGGCCGTCGCCGCGCAGGAAGTGCTGCGCAATGCCGCGAGAGGGTTCAAGGCGCTCAGCTTTCCCGAGAACCCACACCACATCGGCCTGCCGTCGATGCACACCGAGCACTGGGATCCGCTGCTCGCGGCGTGCGAGGAGACCGACACCGTGATCTGCCTGCACACCGGATCGGCGGCGTGGTCCGCGGGAGGATCACCGGGTGCGCCGCTCGAGCTCAGCACCACACTGTTCCCCGTGAACGGGATCGTCGCTACCGCCGACTGGTTGTGGGCGCGCGTGCCGCTGCGGTTCCCGCGATTGAACATCGCCCTGTCGGAAGGAGGGATCGGCTGGGTGCCGATGCTCCTCGACCGGCTCGACTACGTGATGTCGCACTCCGCGGTCGGTGGTGCCGGTGTGTGGGACGGCGATCTCACGCCGAGCGAAGCCGTGCAGCGGAACTTCTGGTTCTGCACCATCGACGACCCGTCGACCCTGGGGGCACGGGAACGTATCGGCGTCGACCACATCATGGTGGAGACCGACTACCCGCACGCCGACTCGAGCTGGCCCGACACACAGGAGCTCCTCGAACAGCGCTTCGCCGGGCTACCCGACGACCACATCGACAAGATGACCCACGAGAATGCGGCTCGCCTGTTCCGTCATCCACTCCCGGCTGACGGCTGGACGACCGCAGCGGCGGAGTAG
- a CDS encoding glycoside hydrolase family 3 C-terminal domain-containing protein, giving the protein MSRDIPALVAALTLDEKAALLAGDDLWSTVAVVRLGIPKVFVTDGPNGARGPGLPGEGGEGVSAFCAPCGSALGATWNVGLVERIGEAIGAEARTKACRVLLGPTVNIHRSPLAGRNFECYSEDPLLSGKTAAAFVRGVQSQGVATTVKHFAGNDAEFERMTMNSVIDERTLREITLLPFELAVREGGSLGIMTAYNRLNGTYCAEHEWLLADVLRGEWGFEGFVISDWYARGSSAGSAGAGLDLEMPGPGRVYGPALAGAVRGGEVDESVVDAAATRLLTVFDRIGALDDGPPEPQSLDRPEHRALARAAAAESMVLLKNDGAMLPVDASSITTLAVIGPNAQQARIMGGGSASFTPHYRVPPLDALQERVGADVKIVYEQGCDIERTVPPVAAEFEVVVDGGPERARRRDGRVIFLGGLPGGGSSFRATASLVPSTTGPHVLSLVQLGPSRVLLDGNVVLDGVTNPPPRGRELFAMGSEAIEAMVELDTSPHELVVEYTAAVGGTGGTSGALEGVQVGCRALPPADLMERAIAAAAGADAAIVVVGTNDDWESEGHDREFMELPGDQAELIRRVAAVNPRTVVAVNAASPVTLDWAGDVPAVAWFGGQEMANALADVLFGENEPSGRLPTTFPVRLEHNPSYGNFPGENGQVRYSEGVLVGYRWYDARRLRVAFPFGHGLSYTTFEIGAPRVSSMTLTAGDTLTVEVDVTNTGARRGAEVVQCYVAPRDPSITRPPKELKAFAKVWLDPGETSTVVLELGDRAFSYWQPVTDSPLPGRTGPPIPSAEPAPAPDPGWRIDSGTYDLEIGRSSADIAHVATVEVTI; this is encoded by the coding sequence ATGTCCCGTGACATTCCTGCCCTCGTCGCAGCCCTGACCCTCGACGAGAAGGCCGCGCTGCTGGCCGGCGACGACCTGTGGTCCACCGTCGCAGTCGTTCGGCTCGGTATCCCGAAGGTCTTCGTGACCGACGGGCCCAACGGCGCGCGCGGCCCCGGCCTCCCGGGCGAAGGCGGTGAGGGCGTGAGCGCGTTCTGCGCGCCGTGCGGCTCGGCGCTCGGCGCAACGTGGAATGTCGGGCTGGTCGAACGCATCGGCGAGGCGATCGGCGCCGAAGCGCGCACGAAGGCGTGCCGGGTATTGCTCGGCCCGACGGTCAACATCCACCGCTCGCCTCTCGCGGGCCGCAACTTCGAGTGCTACTCCGAAGACCCGCTCCTCTCCGGCAAGACGGCCGCCGCGTTCGTGCGCGGAGTGCAGTCGCAGGGTGTCGCCACCACCGTGAAGCATTTCGCGGGGAACGACGCGGAGTTCGAGCGCATGACGATGAACTCCGTGATCGACGAGCGCACGCTGCGCGAGATCACACTCCTCCCGTTCGAGCTCGCCGTGCGCGAGGGCGGTTCGCTCGGGATCATGACCGCGTACAACCGGCTCAACGGCACCTACTGCGCGGAGCACGAGTGGCTTCTTGCCGACGTCCTGCGCGGCGAGTGGGGCTTCGAGGGCTTCGTGATCTCGGACTGGTACGCGCGCGGGTCGTCGGCCGGTTCGGCGGGCGCCGGGCTCGATCTCGAGATGCCCGGACCCGGCCGTGTTTACGGACCCGCGCTCGCCGGCGCGGTGCGAGGCGGCGAGGTCGACGAATCGGTCGTCGACGCGGCAGCGACGCGCTTGCTCACCGTCTTCGACCGGATCGGCGCGCTCGACGACGGGCCGCCGGAGCCGCAATCGCTCGATCGCCCCGAGCACCGCGCCCTCGCGCGCGCGGCTGCGGCAGAGTCGATGGTGCTCCTGAAGAACGACGGCGCGATGCTGCCCGTCGACGCGTCGTCGATCACCACGCTGGCTGTCATCGGACCGAACGCCCAGCAGGCGCGCATCATGGGCGGCGGGTCGGCGTCGTTCACACCGCACTACCGCGTGCCGCCACTCGACGCGTTGCAGGAGCGCGTGGGTGCCGACGTGAAGATCGTCTACGAGCAGGGCTGCGACATCGAGCGGACGGTCCCACCGGTTGCGGCCGAATTCGAGGTCGTGGTCGACGGAGGGCCCGAGCGCGCGCGACGGCGAGACGGCCGGGTGATCTTCCTCGGAGGCCTTCCGGGCGGCGGCAGCTCGTTCCGCGCGACCGCCTCGCTCGTTCCGTCGACTACGGGACCACACGTGCTGTCGCTCGTGCAGCTCGGCCCGTCACGCGTGCTGCTCGATGGCAACGTCGTCCTCGACGGCGTCACGAATCCGCCGCCGCGCGGGCGCGAGCTCTTCGCCATGGGGAGCGAGGCCATCGAGGCGATGGTCGAGCTCGACACGAGCCCGCACGAGCTCGTCGTCGAGTACACGGCCGCAGTGGGTGGAACAGGCGGTACGAGCGGCGCGTTGGAAGGTGTGCAGGTGGGGTGCCGGGCGCTCCCCCCGGCGGACCTCATGGAACGCGCCATAGCGGCCGCGGCAGGAGCTGACGCCGCGATCGTCGTCGTCGGCACGAACGACGACTGGGAGTCGGAAGGGCACGACCGTGAGTTCATGGAGCTCCCCGGCGACCAGGCCGAGCTCATCCGTCGGGTCGCCGCTGTCAATCCGCGCACCGTGGTCGCGGTGAACGCGGCGTCGCCGGTCACGTTGGACTGGGCCGGCGACGTGCCCGCGGTGGCCTGGTTCGGTGGCCAGGAGATGGCGAACGCGCTGGCCGACGTGCTGTTCGGCGAGAACGAGCCGAGTGGACGGCTGCCCACGACGTTTCCGGTGCGGCTCGAGCACAACCCGTCGTACGGAAACTTCCCCGGCGAGAACGGCCAGGTGCGCTACAGCGAGGGTGTGCTCGTGGGCTACCGGTGGTACGACGCGCGCCGGCTGCGGGTTGCGTTCCCGTTCGGCCACGGCCTGTCGTACACGACGTTCGAGATCGGCGCGCCGCGCGTGTCGTCGATGACGTTGACGGCGGGCGACACGTTGACCGTCGAGGTCGACGTCACCAACACCGGCGCGCGGCGCGGCGCCGAAGTCGTGCAGTGCTACGTCGCACCGCGGGACCCGAGCATCACGCGCCCACCGAAGGAACTGAAGGCGTTCGCCAAGGTGTGGCTCGACCCGGGCGAGACGAGCACCGTCGTCCTCGAGCTCGGCGACCGCGCCTTCTCCTACTGGCAGCCCGTGACCGACTCGCCTCTACCGGGGCGCACCGGGCCGCCCATCCCGTCCGCGGAACCGGCGCCCGCTCCCGATCCAGGGTGGCGGATCGACTCGGGAACGTACGACCTCGAGATCGGTCGATCGTCGGCAGACATCGCGCACGTAGCGACCGTGGAGGTAACGATCTAG